From the Primulina tabacum isolate GXHZ01 chromosome 15, ASM2559414v2, whole genome shotgun sequence genome, one window contains:
- the LOC142527448 gene encoding uncharacterized protein LOC142527448: protein MVYEHKNPSKNLNPNWAQLLEKLKNNGASTQLTRNTKNIPVGSTLGKRKERSDEESDASKPDPLIPTSSDCSLTDMLAMDCEMVGVSLMGNKSALGRVTVVNKWGNVVCDEYVRPVDYVVDFRTQISGIRPHDLRKAKNFIVVQKKVAELIKGRILVGHALRNDLKALLLSHPKKDIRDTSEYAPFLKEGRSRSLKNLAMQFLGVDIQNGEHCPVEDARAAMLLYQNHRKQWERSVKDFCRLKEKKKKRKYKKKLKTLES from the exons ATGGTCTACGAACATAAAAACCCTAGCAAAAATCTCAATCCTAATTGGGCTCAGTTGCTTGAG AAGTTGAAGAACAATGGCGCCAGCACTCAGTTAACCAGAAATACGAAAAATATACCTGTGGGAAGCACATTAG GCAAAAGGAAGGAGAGGTCGGATGAGGAATCTGACGCTTCAAAGCCCGATCCTTTGATTCCTACATCATCTGATTGCAG TCTCACAGATATGTTGGCTATGGATTGTGAAATGGTTGGTGTCAGCCTGATGGGGAACAAGAGTGCTCTAGGACGGGTCACAGTG GTAAACAAATGGGGAAATGTTGTATGTGATGAGTATGTTCGCCCAGTGGATTATGTAGTTGACTTCCGCACGCAAATCAGTGGAATACGACCACATGACTTGAGGAAAG CAAAGAATTTCATTGTCGTTCAGAAGAAGGTCGCAGAGTTGATCAAGGGAAGGATCCTTGTTGGGCATGCATTGCGCAATGATCTCAAA GCGTTGCTGTTAAGTCATCCGAAGAAGGATATACGAGATACATCAGAATATGCACCCTTTCTAAA GGAAGGACGGAGTCGCTCCCTGAAGAATCTAGCGATGCAGTTTCTTGGTGTTGACATTCAAAATGGCGAGCATTGCCCT GTAGAAGATGCAAGGGCTGCTATGTTACTTTATCAAAATCACCGTAAACAATGGGAAAGGAGCGTCAAGGATTTCTGTCGGCTcaaggaaaaaaagaaaaaacggAAATATAAAAAGAAACTGAAAACTCTAGAAAGTTGA
- the LOC142527862 gene encoding serine/threonine-protein kinase-like protein At3g51990 — MGYLSCNAESAIATCDSYNWELLSKKPIKNHCRRPFKIVEFDFSVLSSATNGFSAGNLLGKGSHGAVYKAQIHQIKAVAAVKRTKHTHNSLAGNGGSTTDAELEILSRIYHPRLVNLLGFAIDPNQRKLIVVEYMPNGSLYDLLHRSGKPPGWVKRTRFALQVARAVQFLHASNPPIIHRDIKSSNILIDSSFSSRLSDFGLSLRGHVEDVKVKCTPPAGTLGYLDPEYLAPGDLSTKSDVFSFGILMLEIITGRNAIDVNYSPPSVVDWAVPAIKIGDFTGICDLRIGPPRDWEALRRIAVLAARCVRSTAAKRPGMAEVVGCLKIVHQKMKARAPICINLGSRVGEDSRAVKYEPLDESVEMARNSRTGSRRNGKVSSVSTAELRHYAIGGRIGRSNSIGTANEIKFLPPDESNDHIIRRRVGLSVKIPTVRLSKSRSVGILQGKKLEQVGRNLKSNLLVDLQE; from the coding sequence ATGGGTTATCTTTCATGCAACGCGGAATCCGCTATCGCCACCTGCGATTCGTATAACTGGGAATTGTTGAGTAAAAAGCCCATCAAGAATCATTGTAGAAGGCCTTTCAAGATtgttgaatttgatttttcagttctcAGCTCTGCCACCAATGGCTTCTCGGCCGGGAATTTACTTGGGAAAGGCAGCCATGGAGCCGTGTATAAAGCGCAAATCCATCAGATAAAAGCTGTCGCGGCAGTCAAAAGGACGAAACATACGCACAACTCCCTCGCTGGAAATGGTGGTAGTACCACTGATGCAGAGCTGGAGATTCTGTCTAGAATCTATCACCCCCGGCTGGTGAACTTGCTCGGATTTGCTATTGATCCGAATCAACGTAAACTGATCGTAGTAGAGTACATGCCGAATGGGTCCTTGTACGATTTGCTCCACCGGTCGGGTAAACCCCCGGGGTGGGTTAAGAGAACCCGCTTCGCTTTGCAGGTTGCAAGGGCGGTTCAGTTTCTGCACGCATCAAATCCGCCGATCATTCACAGGGATATCAAATCGTCCAACATTTTGATAGACTCGAGCTTCAGTTCCCGGCTCAGCGACTTCGGTCTGTCTCTGAGAGGACATGTGGAGGACGTTAAGGTGAAATGCACGCCCCCGGCGGGGACGTTGGGATACCTAGACCCGGAATATCTCGCCCCTGGCGATCTAAGCACCAAGTCGGACGTATTCAGCTTCGGGATATTAATGCTGGAGATCATCACCGGAAGGAATGCAATCGACGTGAATTACAGTCCTCCGTCGGTGGTCGATTGGGCTGTTCCGGCGATAAAAATAGGTGACTTCACTGGCATTTGTGACCTAAGAATCGGGCCTCCGCGAGACTGGGAAGCTCTCAGACGGATAGCCGTGTTGGCGGCGAGGTGCGTGAGGTCCACAGCGGCGAAGCGGCCAGGAATGGCAGAGGTGGTGGGATGTTTGAAGATTGTACACCAGAAAATGAAGGCACGTGCTCCAATTTGTATTAATCTGGGGAGTCGCGTAGGGGAGGATTCTCGTGCAGTCAAATATGAACCGTTGGATGAGAGCGTGGAGATGGCCAGGAACAGTAGAACAGGGAGCAGGAGGAACGGGAAAGTATCCAGTGTTTCGACTGCAGAACTCAGGCATTACGCGATTGGTGGGAGAATCGGAAGGTCAAACTCAATTGGAACAGCTAATGAGATTAAATTTCTACCGCCCGATGAAAGTAATGATCATATAATCAGGAGGAGGGTGGGATTGAGTGTCAAGATTCCCACGGTGAGGTTGAGTAAGTCAAGGTCAGTGGGGATCTTGCAGGGGAAGAAGTTGGAACAAGTtggaagaaatttgaaatctaacTTATTGGTGGATTTACAAGAATAG